A single genomic interval of Brevibacillus brevis harbors:
- a CDS encoding sensor histidine kinase, protein MNKAIDISVLDGVIKRTIETVETSKTQIFDIAENARQHGNSLKFDLHELRQEISKVIQKVDALELAYRKSRNKLVLVSRNFHMYTEEDIRVAYEEASRIQVELSIYRERENNLKRRRNDLERQLRTLEETIVRAEKLVSQMGVVLGYLTGDLSKIGEALESAKQHQLMGLKVIQAQEEERKRVAREIHDGPAQSMANVVLRSEIVERMLKNERILEAQMELHELKEMVRLSLADVRRIIFDLRPMALDDLGLVPTLQKYIQTCEERIQSSIDLVVFGVEPPLRSSVKAAIFRLVQECLNNVEKHAGATTVQVKLEFVQDSLSLVVKDDGVGFDLEKRMANGNSFGLLGMRERVQLLEGSVELQSTPGEGTKVIFQIPIKL, encoded by the coding sequence ATGAACAAAGCGATAGACATCAGCGTGCTGGACGGGGTGATCAAACGAACGATTGAAACCGTAGAAACGAGTAAAACCCAAATATTTGATATAGCAGAAAACGCCAGACAGCATGGCAACTCATTGAAGTTCGATTTACATGAACTTCGACAAGAGATTTCGAAAGTGATTCAAAAAGTAGATGCGCTTGAACTCGCGTATCGCAAATCGCGCAACAAGCTCGTGTTGGTCAGTCGTAATTTTCATATGTACACGGAGGAAGATATCCGGGTTGCGTATGAAGAGGCGAGCCGTATTCAGGTAGAGCTGTCCATTTACCGCGAGCGGGAAAACAATTTGAAGCGCAGAAGAAATGATTTGGAGCGTCAACTGCGTACTTTGGAAGAAACCATCGTCCGTGCAGAAAAGCTGGTTTCTCAAATGGGCGTCGTGCTTGGTTACTTGACGGGTGACTTAAGCAAGATAGGCGAGGCGCTGGAATCGGCTAAGCAGCATCAGTTGATGGGCCTAAAGGTAATCCAGGCTCAGGAAGAAGAACGCAAGCGTGTCGCGCGCGAAATTCACGACGGTCCAGCTCAATCGATGGCGAATGTCGTGTTGCGCTCGGAAATTGTAGAGCGCATGTTGAAAAACGAGCGCATTTTAGAAGCGCAAATGGAACTTCACGAGCTGAAGGAAATGGTACGCTTGAGCTTGGCGGATGTTCGACGTATTATTTTTGATTTGCGTCCAATGGCATTAGATGACTTAGGGCTAGTACCTACCTTGCAAAAATATATTCAAACGTGCGAAGAGCGTATTCAGTCTTCCATCGATCTGGTAGTATTTGGTGTGGAGCCTCCTTTGCGAAGTTCAGTAAAGGCTGCGATCTTCCGTTTGGTTCAGGAATGTCTGAACAATGTGGAGAAGCACGCAGGCGCTACGACCGTTCAAGTGAAGCTGGAATTTGTACAAGATTCGTTAAGCCTTGTCGTCAAAGACGATGGGGTCGGATTCGATCTGGAAAAACGCATGGCGAATGGCAACTCTTTTGGACTCTTGGGAATGCGTGAGCGTGTACAGCTCTTAGAAGGCAGTGTCGAGCTGCAATCCACTCCGGGAGAGGGAACCAAGGTTATATTCCAAATACCGATAAAATTGTGA
- a CDS encoding glycosyltransferase family A protein yields the protein MEELIVWLLAAFGCSSLLVMIAERWTNRTDSASELPHEHYRLLVRNSEQVLERVVRSLLFRSYWSGRPIRITLIDDGSDDDTKKMTAVLNRYPYGHCLGDGQEEMTAGTIVIDLRETKEGA from the coding sequence ATGGAAGAGCTGATTGTATGGCTTTTGGCAGCATTTGGCTGCTCCTCTTTGTTGGTAATGATCGCGGAGCGCTGGACTAATCGGACGGATAGCGCGAGCGAGCTCCCGCATGAGCATTATCGATTGCTGGTGCGCAATTCGGAACAGGTGCTGGAACGTGTAGTACGGAGTCTGCTGTTTCGCTCGTATTGGAGTGGCAGACCTATCCGAATTACCTTGATAGATGATGGATCAGACGATGATACGAAAAAGATGACAGCCGTCTTGAATCGTTATCCGTACGGACATTGTTTGGGAGACGGACAGGAGGAGATGACGGCTGGAACCATCGTCATTGATCTGCGGGAGACAAAAGAGGGAGCATAA
- a CDS encoding response regulator, with the protein MDKRQQELRIVIVDDHQLFREGVKRILEMEEDFKVVGEGADGGEATVLAEEHKPDVLLMDINMPNINGVSAAENVISVSPSTRVIMLSIHDDEGYVYRTLRAGASGYLLKEMGTTDLVDAVRVVASGGAYIHPKVTGKLIEEFRRLSEQEGTAERSFSVDESQAIDPKVIESLTRREREVLQLMAEGKSNRAIGEFLFISEKTVKNHVSSILQKLNVQDRTQAVVISIKNGWVKL; encoded by the coding sequence ATGGATAAGAGACAGCAAGAACTCCGCATTGTGATTGTGGATGACCATCAATTATTTCGTGAAGGCGTAAAGCGAATATTGGAAATGGAAGAAGATTTCAAGGTCGTCGGGGAAGGTGCAGACGGAGGAGAAGCCACAGTATTGGCGGAAGAGCACAAGCCGGATGTCTTGTTGATGGATATTAATATGCCAAACATAAATGGCGTTTCTGCTGCAGAAAATGTGATTTCTGTAAGCCCTTCTACTCGCGTGATTATGCTTTCGATTCATGATGATGAGGGGTATGTGTATCGTACACTCCGCGCTGGAGCGTCGGGCTACTTGCTAAAGGAAATGGGAACGACAGACCTCGTTGACGCTGTGCGTGTAGTAGCGAGTGGTGGTGCGTACATACATCCAAAGGTGACGGGCAAGCTGATTGAAGAATTCCGTCGTCTGAGCGAGCAGGAAGGGACGGCAGAGCGTAGCTTCTCCGTAGATGAATCGCAAGCCATCGATCCAAAAGTGATCGAATCGCTTACCCGTCGCGAGCGAGAAGTATTGCAACTGATGGCAGAAGGGAAAAGCAATCGTGCCATTGGGGAATTCTTGTTTATTAGTGAAAAGACGGTTAAAAATCACGTTAGCAGCATTTTGCAAAAGCTCAATGTTCAAGACCGAACACAAGCTGTTGTCATTTCCATTAAAAACGGCTGGGTGAAACTGTAG